Proteins encoded by one window of Tunturibacter psychrotolerans:
- the pruA gene encoding L-glutamate gamma-semialdehyde dehydrogenase: MATMNLTHSAPATLPKTPFSNEPFVDFSTAENKRKMQEALARVESELGREYEIVIGGTRFKTEGKIVSKNPARPAQVIGVHQRAAAAHVPSAMKAAQTAFLSWSRVPVEERAALLFRAAALIRERSFEFCAWLTLEVGKNWGEADADVGETIDFLEFYGREALRLAEAKTPIQFPGERNQLRYIPLGVGAVIPPWNFPFAIMAGMTAASIVTGNTVILKPSVDAPTIAAKFFELLEEVGLPDGVVNLCPGEGPEFGSEVVAHPQTRFIAFTGSKAVGLEIHERAAKTMPGQVFIKRTILEMGGKDSIIVEADSDLDAAVDGVVASAFGFNGQKCSACSRAIVAADIYDVFCDRLQERVAKIKTGDPAENVYTGPVISEKAYRKTLDYIEIGKKEGTVLNGGHAIETPEGGYYIAPTVIADVAPTARIALEEIFGPVLAVIKSKSFDDALAIANNTEYGLTGAIYTGSREKLDRAREEFNVGNLYFNRKCTGAMVGAHPFGGFNMSGTDSKAGGPDYLLLFTQAKSIAEKIGHASPAAEKQSEQMGM, translated from the coding sequence ATGGCTACCATGAATCTCACGCACTCTGCCCCGGCAACCTTGCCGAAGACACCATTTTCCAACGAGCCGTTTGTTGACTTTTCGACGGCTGAAAACAAGCGAAAGATGCAGGAGGCGCTGGCTCGGGTTGAGAGCGAACTCGGTCGCGAGTACGAAATTGTCATCGGTGGCACGCGGTTCAAGACCGAGGGCAAGATCGTCTCGAAGAACCCGGCACGCCCGGCGCAGGTGATTGGGGTTCATCAGCGGGCAGCTGCTGCGCATGTTCCAAGCGCGATGAAGGCCGCGCAGACGGCGTTTCTGAGTTGGAGCAGAGTGCCGGTGGAAGAGCGCGCTGCGCTGCTGTTTCGTGCGGCGGCGTTGATTCGCGAGCGCAGCTTTGAGTTTTGCGCGTGGTTGACGCTCGAGGTGGGCAAGAACTGGGGCGAGGCGGATGCCGATGTGGGCGAGACCATCGACTTCCTGGAGTTTTACGGACGCGAGGCGCTGCGGTTGGCTGAGGCGAAGACGCCGATTCAGTTTCCCGGTGAGCGGAACCAGTTGCGCTATATTCCGCTGGGCGTGGGGGCGGTAATTCCGCCGTGGAACTTCCCTTTTGCGATTATGGCGGGGATGACGGCGGCGTCGATTGTGACTGGCAATACCGTGATTTTGAAGCCGTCTGTCGATGCACCTACGATTGCAGCGAAGTTTTTTGAACTGCTCGAAGAAGTGGGGCTGCCTGACGGTGTTGTGAACCTCTGTCCCGGTGAAGGACCTGAGTTTGGGAGCGAGGTTGTCGCGCATCCGCAGACTCGGTTTATTGCATTTACCGGGTCGAAGGCAGTGGGGCTGGAGATTCATGAGCGTGCCGCGAAGACAATGCCAGGGCAGGTATTTATCAAGCGGACGATCCTCGAGATGGGCGGGAAGGACTCGATCATCGTTGAGGCGGACAGCGATCTGGATGCTGCCGTGGATGGAGTTGTGGCGAGTGCCTTTGGCTTCAATGGGCAGAAGTGTTCGGCTTGTTCGCGGGCGATTGTTGCAGCGGACATCTACGATGTGTTTTGCGACCGGTTGCAGGAGCGCGTGGCGAAGATCAAGACGGGTGACCCCGCGGAGAATGTTTACACCGGGCCGGTGATCAGCGAGAAGGCATACCGGAAGACGCTCGATTACATCGAGATCGGTAAGAAGGAAGGCACCGTGTTGAACGGTGGCCACGCGATTGAGACGCCGGAGGGTGGCTACTACATTGCGCCGACGGTGATTGCGGATGTGGCTCCTACGGCGCGGATTGCGCTCGAAGAGATCTTTGGGCCGGTGCTGGCAGTGATCAAGTCGAAGAGCTTCGACGATGCGCTGGCGATTGCGAATAACACGGAGTATGGACTTACCGGGGCTATCTACACGGGTTCAAGGGAGAAGCTGGATCGGGCGCGTGAGGAGTTCAATGTCGGCAATTTGTACTTCAACCGGAAGTGCACGGGCGCGATGGTGGGGGCTCACCCGTTCGGTGGGTTCAATATGAGCGGCACCGATTCGAAGGCGGGCGGACCGGATTATCTGCTGCTGTTTACGCAGGCCAAGAGCATCGCGGAGAAGATTGGTCATGCTAGCCCGGCGGCTGAAAAGCAATCGGAGCAGATGGGGATGTAA
- a CDS encoding ester cyclase, translating to MNSVKIVEDFWSAVWKSRNPDAIANFVVEDAIITTGGVEIKGRDKFIAWAWDFLSKINDFGFEVLETFQNEDGSRVASLWRVTGKNNGMMGTAPDQQPISLTGTAIWSVREDGKLLHNRVERAAWETLVNLNSKR from the coding sequence ATGAATTCAGTCAAGATCGTTGAGGACTTTTGGTCAGCGGTATGGAAGTCTAGAAACCCGGACGCTATCGCAAATTTCGTCGTGGAGGATGCGATCATCACCACCGGAGGCGTTGAGATAAAGGGAAGGGACAAGTTCATCGCCTGGGCCTGGGACTTTCTATCGAAGATCAATGACTTTGGCTTTGAGGTCCTGGAGACCTTCCAAAATGAAGACGGGAGCCGCGTGGCATCACTGTGGCGTGTCACGGGCAAGAACAACGGCATGATGGGAACCGCTCCAGACCAACAGCCAATCAGCTTGACCGGGACTGCGATCTGGAGCGTTCGCGAAGACGGAAAGTTGCTACACAACCGTGTCGAACGTGCGGCCTGGGAGACATTAGTAAACCTCAACAGCAAGCGCTAA
- a CDS encoding response regulator transcription factor, which translates to MNRIILADNQAIFRAGAARTLSLEEDMRIVAQCEDVPKLFVAIDGLRGSVVLLSSSLRLELKDLFARTQAAGSRTVLVAENSELVPEEVAALFDGILHRNVGGSVLIDCIRRVARGQRFVQRANVTTMQSSDSVGTRVRDRLTPKEMQIVALIVQGCKNKDIAQQLGTKEQVIKNYLRSIYDKSGVSDRLELALFTIHHRVLAEAAAKAGHLIQMKSA; encoded by the coding sequence ATGAACCGAATTATTCTCGCTGATAATCAGGCGATCTTCCGTGCAGGCGCGGCCAGAACGCTGTCGCTCGAGGAAGACATGCGGATCGTTGCCCAGTGTGAGGACGTGCCGAAGCTCTTTGTCGCCATCGACGGCCTGCGCGGCTCGGTCGTGCTGCTCTCCTCCAGTCTGCGCCTCGAACTGAAGGATCTCTTCGCCCGCACCCAGGCCGCAGGTAGTCGCACCGTTCTGGTCGCCGAAAACTCCGAACTTGTGCCCGAGGAGGTAGCTGCGCTCTTCGACGGAATCCTCCATCGCAACGTCGGCGGAAGCGTCTTGATCGACTGCATCCGCCGCGTCGCTCGTGGCCAGCGTTTTGTGCAGCGCGCCAACGTCACCACTATGCAATCCTCCGACAGCGTCGGCACCCGCGTCCGCGACCGCTTGACCCCCAAGGAGATGCAGATCGTCGCGCTGATCGTTCAGGGCTGTAAAAACAAGGACATCGCCCAGCAGCTCGGTACCAAGGAGCAGGTCATCAAGAACTATCTCCGCAGCATCTACGACAAGTCGGGCGTCTCCGACCGGCTCGAGCTGGCTCTCTTCACCATCCACCATCGTGTCCTGGCCGAAGCAGCCGCCAAGGCCGGACATCTTATTCAGATGAAATCTGCCTGA
- a CDS encoding polysaccharide deacetylase family protein, producing MNRQVFYDPQRKRWKRLRRIFDVLALLGLVLGTVFVIGLMRMKPLPELFLRTQKRNYRALANQTTPQLKPGQKLHRSAHRKTDVKPGDVPLNSGEGLRAAYYVEDDPASYSSLKQHIAQVDLLFPEWLHVVGTTGEVVSYTQDNRPYDVVDKAGVHQVDREGKVARTVTANHVNLDIFPLVNNYDPRRQIWAPEVAGFLSSDAARAAFVEQIHNFLAGNPTYRGLSLDFEEIPTSAQPGFRSLIAALYDDFHPRNLRLYVNTPVGDDDWDLKFMADHSDGLLLMNYDEHETDSAPGPIASQDWFIDNLKNVLKIVPKEKIICALGNYGYDWITALPPEERAVRKGAKKSIAKKADPEKVIAAHDLSTQDAWQAAEDSGSQIDLDDDSMNVHFAYDDEDARVRHQIWFLDAATILNQMRAARSLGIQTYALWRLGQEDNSMWKIWDHPLQSDPVKELAQVEPGYDVDTEGQGDILRVTRKPQTGERVVTLDDDDSVPMEYRMVTQESMSSYPLSYTVEQYGYNDKKVALSFDDGPDPEWTPKILDILKKYNVKGTFFMIGEVAEDYVGVMQRVFREGHEIGNHTWSHPDISEISNRQVDLELNLTERLFASKLGVQPLYFRPPYSIDQEPDTNDQAAPVERIQGLGYVIVGNKIDTNDWDEHPRKSPQEITESVFQQIEDMKTKPWNRGSVILLHDGGGDRSATIAALPVLIEALKARGYEIVPVSELVGKTRAEVMPELTPHQRWQARADSLTFFFYSFFHYFVVGVFFVGDVLMSARLIIIGVFAIIDRFRKRKNFATPEYQPRVAVLIPAYNEEKVIVRTIRSVMMSTYKNIRIIVIDDGSKDNTFDVAREAYPADIASGRLTVMSKPNGGKADALNYALERIDEELYVGIDADGVIAHDAIARLVPHFANPKIGAVAGNAKVGNRVNLWTRWQALEYITSQNFERRALDLFDVVMVVPGAIGAWRTAPVKAGGGYHSNTVAEDADLTMNLLEQGYCVIYEDQALAFTEAPVNADGLIRQRFRWSFGILQAIYKHKGAISKHRAMGLFALPNILIFQIILPLVSPLIDLMFVLGIFHYIIDKHFHPETASSDSFYKLLAFFAAFLVIDFAASALAFALERKHPASKGDGWLLFHIWIQRFTYRQLFSVVLFKTVKRAIDGKPFNWDKLERTAQMSKSTEKLTEGA from the coding sequence ATGAATAGACAGGTCTTCTACGATCCACAACGCAAGCGCTGGAAGCGGCTGCGCAGAATTTTTGACGTGCTCGCCCTTCTGGGACTAGTGCTAGGGACTGTCTTTGTCATTGGTCTGATGCGGATGAAGCCGTTGCCTGAGCTGTTTCTGCGGACGCAGAAACGAAACTACCGGGCGCTTGCGAACCAGACGACGCCGCAGTTGAAGCCGGGACAGAAGCTGCATCGATCTGCCCACCGTAAGACGGACGTGAAGCCGGGAGACGTTCCCCTGAACTCGGGCGAAGGTCTGCGCGCGGCTTATTACGTGGAAGACGATCCGGCGAGCTACTCCTCGCTAAAACAGCATATTGCGCAGGTCGACCTGCTGTTTCCGGAGTGGCTGCATGTGGTGGGCACGACCGGTGAGGTAGTGTCCTACACGCAGGATAATCGTCCGTACGACGTGGTGGATAAGGCCGGAGTACACCAGGTGGATCGCGAGGGGAAGGTTGCGCGAACGGTCACGGCCAACCACGTGAACCTGGATATCTTTCCGCTCGTGAACAACTACGATCCGAGGCGACAGATTTGGGCGCCGGAGGTTGCAGGATTTCTATCAAGCGATGCGGCGCGGGCCGCCTTCGTGGAGCAGATTCACAACTTCCTGGCAGGAAATCCGACCTACCGCGGGCTGTCGCTGGACTTTGAAGAGATTCCAACAAGCGCGCAGCCTGGGTTCAGGTCGTTGATTGCGGCGTTGTATGACGACTTTCATCCTCGCAATCTTAGACTCTACGTGAATACGCCGGTGGGGGATGACGATTGGGATCTGAAGTTCATGGCGGACCACTCCGATGGTCTGCTGTTAATGAACTACGACGAGCACGAGACCGACAGCGCGCCGGGACCGATCGCCTCGCAGGATTGGTTTATCGACAACCTGAAGAACGTGTTGAAGATCGTTCCGAAGGAAAAGATTATCTGTGCCTTGGGCAATTATGGCTACGACTGGATTACGGCGTTGCCTCCAGAAGAGCGGGCGGTTAGGAAGGGCGCGAAAAAATCGATTGCGAAGAAGGCGGATCCTGAAAAAGTAATCGCCGCCCACGATCTTTCGACGCAGGATGCGTGGCAGGCTGCGGAGGACTCCGGATCACAGATCGATCTCGACGACGACTCGATGAATGTTCACTTCGCCTACGACGACGAAGATGCTCGTGTTCGCCATCAGATTTGGTTTCTGGATGCCGCAACAATTTTGAACCAGATGCGTGCAGCTCGTTCGCTAGGAATACAGACGTACGCGTTGTGGCGGCTTGGGCAGGAAGACAACTCGATGTGGAAGATCTGGGATCATCCGCTGCAGTCGGATCCGGTGAAGGAGTTGGCGCAGGTTGAGCCTGGATACGACGTCGATACGGAGGGTCAGGGTGACATTCTTCGGGTCACGCGTAAGCCACAAACGGGCGAGCGCGTGGTGACGTTGGACGACGACGACTCGGTGCCGATGGAGTATCGGATGGTAACGCAGGAGTCGATGTCCTCGTATCCGCTCTCGTATACGGTCGAGCAGTATGGTTATAACGACAAGAAGGTGGCGCTAAGCTTCGACGATGGACCTGATCCGGAGTGGACGCCGAAGATTCTGGACATCCTGAAGAAATACAACGTGAAGGGTACGTTCTTCATGATCGGCGAAGTCGCCGAGGACTACGTCGGCGTGATGCAGCGGGTCTTTCGCGAAGGCCATGAGATCGGCAATCACACTTGGTCGCACCCGGACATCAGCGAAATCTCGAACCGGCAGGTGGATCTGGAGTTGAATCTGACCGAGCGGCTATTTGCGTCGAAGCTCGGAGTCCAGCCGCTTTATTTTCGGCCGCCGTACTCGATCGACCAGGAACCGGATACGAACGACCAGGCTGCCCCAGTGGAACGGATTCAGGGGCTGGGTTATGTGATCGTCGGCAACAAGATCGATACCAACGATTGGGATGAGCATCCGCGCAAGTCTCCGCAGGAGATTACCGAGAGCGTCTTTCAACAGATTGAGGATATGAAGACGAAGCCGTGGAACCGCGGCTCGGTGATTCTGTTGCACGATGGTGGTGGGGACCGCTCGGCTACCATTGCGGCGCTGCCAGTGCTGATCGAAGCGTTGAAGGCGCGGGGTTATGAGATCGTTCCGGTGTCGGAGCTGGTGGGCAAGACGCGCGCCGAGGTGATGCCAGAGTTGACGCCGCACCAACGGTGGCAGGCGCGCGCGGATTCGCTGACGTTCTTCTTCTATAGCTTCTTCCACTATTTTGTGGTGGGTGTGTTCTTCGTTGGCGATGTTTTGATGAGTGCGCGGCTGATCATCATCGGCGTCTTTGCGATCATCGACCGATTCCGCAAGAGGAAGAACTTTGCGACGCCGGAGTATCAGCCGAGGGTTGCAGTGCTGATCCCTGCGTATAACGAAGAGAAGGTCATTGTCCGGACGATTCGCTCGGTGATGATGTCGACGTACAAAAACATTCGCATCATTGTGATCGATGATGGTTCGAAAGACAACACGTTTGATGTGGCGCGCGAGGCGTATCCGGCGGACATTGCATCGGGCCGGCTGACGGTGATGAGCAAGCCGAACGGTGGCAAGGCGGATGCTCTGAACTATGCGCTGGAGCGGATCGATGAAGAGCTGTATGTCGGCATCGATGCGGATGGGGTGATTGCGCATGATGCGATTGCGCGACTGGTGCCGCACTTTGCGAATCCGAAGATCGGCGCGGTGGCGGGTAATGCGAAGGTCGGCAACCGGGTAAACCTGTGGACTCGGTGGCAGGCGCTCGAGTACATCACGAGCCAGAACTTCGAGCGGCGCGCGCTGGATTTGTTCGATGTTGTCATGGTAGTTCCTGGGGCGATCGGCGCGTGGCGGACGGCGCCGGTGAAGGCTGGGGGAGGATACCACTCGAATACGGTGGCCGAGGATGCCGACCTGACCATGAACCTGCTGGAGCAGGGGTACTGCGTGATCTACGAGGACCAGGCGCTTGCATTTACCGAGGCACCTGTGAATGCGGATGGTTTGATTCGGCAGAGGTTCCGATGGTCATTCGGGATTCTGCAAGCCATTTATAAGCACAAGGGCGCGATCAGCAAACACCGCGCGATGGGGCTGTTTGCATTGCCGAATATTTTGATCTTCCAGATCATTCTGCCGCTGGTATCGCCGTTGATCGACCTGATGTTCGTGCTTGGGATCTTTCACTACATTATCGACAAGCACTTTCATCCGGAGACGGCATCGTCAGATAGCTTCTACAAGCTTCTCGCTTTCTTTGCAGCGTTTCTGGTGATCGATTTTGCGGCTTCGGCGCTGGCGTTTGCCTTGGAAAGGAAGCACCCGGCGAGCAAAGGCGACGGTTGGCTGCTGTTCCACATCTGGATTCAGCGATTTACCTATCGGCAGCTGTTTTCGGTTGTGTTGTTCAAGACGGTGAAGCGCGCGATCGACGGCAAACCGTTCAACTGGGACAAGCTGGAGCGGACCGCGCAGATGTCGAAGTCGACGGAGAAGCTTACTGAGGGCGCTTAG
- a CDS encoding FAD-dependent oxidoreductase: MPKPILLAIDDDTSVLEAVVQDLRRHYGQDYRIVRAASGGAALDICRQLQERKDIVALFLSDQRMPGMTGVDFLQQALCIYPNAKRVLLTAYADTEAAIRAINSAKIHYYLNKPWDPPEEKLYPVLDDLLESWKEGYRPPFEGIRVVGVRWSAMDHAVRDFLSRNRIPYQWMNPETNPDALALLKDKGIDDTKLPVILFGDGTALVQPTSTEMANKVGLRTQAQQEFYDVVVVGAGPAGLAAGVYGASEGLRTLVIEAAAPGGQAGSSSKIENYLGFPEGLSGAELAKRAYLQANRLGAEFLTQTVSCIRSENQYRVVTMADGQEVTCHVCLLATGVDYCKLDVPGADKLSGAGVYYGAALTEAMSCKEEIVYIVGGANSAGQAAMHFSRYADHVHMLVRGKSLESSMSKYLIDQIEATPNITVETGTEVIGMGGDSHLECLTLRTPRGEEARQASSLFIFIGAAPKTDWMPAELCRDSKGFILAGPDLKTQSPKSWKLERDPYLLETSVPGIFVAGDVRFNSVKRCASAVGEGSIAIQFVHQYLATL, translated from the coding sequence ATGCCTAAGCCAATTTTGCTAGCTATCGACGACGACACCAGCGTACTGGAAGCGGTGGTCCAGGACCTGCGTCGGCACTACGGCCAGGACTACCGCATCGTCCGTGCTGCGTCCGGCGGTGCTGCCCTGGATATCTGCCGCCAGCTGCAGGAGCGGAAAGATATCGTTGCGCTTTTTCTTTCTGACCAGCGTATGCCGGGAATGACCGGGGTCGACTTTCTGCAACAAGCTCTGTGCATCTATCCGAATGCCAAGCGTGTTTTGCTGACTGCGTATGCGGATACCGAAGCGGCTATTCGCGCCATCAATTCGGCCAAGATTCACTACTACCTGAACAAGCCCTGGGATCCGCCGGAAGAGAAGCTTTATCCCGTGCTGGACGACCTGCTGGAGAGCTGGAAGGAGGGGTACAGACCTCCGTTTGAAGGAATTCGGGTGGTCGGCGTCCGGTGGTCGGCGATGGACCACGCCGTTCGAGACTTTCTTTCGCGCAACCGCATTCCTTACCAGTGGATGAACCCAGAGACAAATCCAGATGCGCTGGCGTTGCTGAAGGACAAAGGCATCGACGATACCAAGCTGCCGGTCATCCTGTTTGGAGACGGCACCGCGCTGGTGCAGCCCACTTCGACCGAGATGGCCAATAAGGTGGGTCTACGGACTCAGGCGCAGCAGGAGTTCTACGACGTGGTCGTGGTAGGCGCGGGGCCTGCGGGACTCGCTGCGGGCGTCTACGGGGCATCTGAGGGGCTTCGGACACTGGTGATCGAGGCTGCGGCTCCGGGTGGGCAGGCTGGCTCGAGCTCGAAGATTGAGAACTATCTTGGCTTTCCGGAGGGATTGAGCGGGGCGGAGCTGGCGAAACGAGCTTATCTCCAGGCCAATCGGCTGGGAGCGGAGTTTCTGACCCAGACGGTCTCCTGTATTCGCTCGGAGAACCAGTACCGCGTTGTTACGATGGCGGACGGGCAGGAGGTCACGTGTCACGTCTGCCTGCTGGCGACCGGGGTCGACTACTGCAAGCTGGATGTGCCAGGAGCCGATAAGCTGAGCGGGGCCGGCGTTTACTATGGCGCGGCGCTGACCGAGGCGATGTCGTGCAAGGAAGAGATTGTCTACATCGTCGGCGGGGCAAACTCGGCAGGCCAGGCGGCTATGCATTTCTCCCGTTATGCCGATCATGTTCACATGCTGGTGCGCGGGAAGTCGCTCGAAAGCAGTATGTCCAAATATCTGATCGACCAGATTGAGGCGACACCGAACATCACGGTCGAGACTGGAACCGAGGTTATCGGGATGGGCGGAGATAGCCACCTGGAGTGCCTGACCTTGAGGACGCCACGTGGTGAAGAGGCCCGTCAGGCCAGTTCCCTGTTCATCTTTATCGGCGCGGCTCCAAAGACGGACTGGATGCCGGCGGAGCTTTGCCGCGATAGCAAGGGATTTATCCTCGCCGGTCCGGATCTGAAGACGCAGTCGCCCAAGTCATGGAAGCTGGAGCGCGATCCCTACCTGCTCGAGACAAGCGTTCCCGGCATCTTTGTCGCCGGCGATGTACGATTCAACTCGGTCAAACGATGCGCCTCCGCCGTTGGCGAAGGTTCCATCGCAATTCAGTTTGTGCACCAATATCTGGCAACACTTTGA